One window of Phycisphaeraceae bacterium genomic DNA carries:
- a CDS encoding HDOD domain-containing protein — translation MSATTQTREQVVASAIREISHIATLPEITLKIIELVEDPKSTAQDLNKVISNDPALCSRILKVVNSSFYGLPGQIGSINRAIVLLGLNAVKNIAIAASLAKLFRGGELTRNFSARDLWMHSTQVAAVCKMIADKMKVGLSDEAFLAGLIHDIGVMVEMQYDRNKLIEVFEQFAADPSTPFLELEEKTFGATHQDFGAGLCSKWKFPASFTSVTGYHHRPLDLPAEARTLTGIVYVADRLCAEFGQGFTADLTSKTIDPAVLEAIKLNPSLMEQIRAAIPETLANANQVFG, via the coding sequence ATGAGCGCAACGACACAGACCCGCGAGCAAGTGGTGGCCTCCGCAATCCGCGAGATCAGCCACATCGCCACGCTCCCCGAGATCACCCTCAAGATCATCGAGCTGGTCGAGGACCCAAAGTCCACCGCCCAGGACCTCAACAAGGTCATCTCCAACGACCCCGCCCTCTGCTCACGCATCCTCAAGGTCGTCAACTCGTCCTTCTACGGCCTCCCCGGACAGATCGGCTCCATCAACCGCGCCATCGTCCTCCTCGGCTTGAACGCCGTGAAGAACATCGCCATCGCCGCGTCGCTCGCCAAGCTCTTCCGGGGCGGCGAACTCACCCGCAACTTCTCCGCACGCGACCTCTGGATGCACTCCACACAGGTCGCCGCCGTCTGCAAGATGATCGCCGACAAGATGAAGGTCGGCCTCTCCGACGAGGCCTTCCTCGCCGGGCTGATCCACGACATCGGCGTCATGGTCGAGATGCAGTACGACCGCAACAAACTCATCGAGGTCTTCGAGCAGTTCGCCGCCGACCCCTCCACGCCCTTCCTCGAACTCGAAGAGAAAACCTTCGGCGCAACCCATCAGGACTTCGGCGCAGGGCTCTGCTCCAAGTGGAAGTTCCCCGCCTCCTTCACCTCCGTCACCGGCTACCACCACCGCCCCCTCGACCTCCCCGCCGAGGCCCGCACACTCACAGGCATCGTCTACGTCGCCGACCGCCTCTGCGCCGAGTTCGGCCAGGGCTTCACCGCCGACCTCACCTCAAAGACCATCGACCCCGCCGTGCTCGAGGCCATCAAGCTCAACCCCTCCCTCATGGAACAAATCAGAGCCGCCATCCCCGAGACCCTCGCCAACGCGAACCAGGTCTTCGGCTGA
- a CDS encoding class I SAM-dependent methyltransferase codes for MPNPMVSPDGRPWVIAAPDVPEGKRAIPNPELAHYPRLRGEHPRRWQYPSYLVNDAVPWLRSLRELYENPLAFPASLSPEAGLMLHGLVRNARPRVAVEVGTFVSVSTHWIASALKENGEGATLHCFDDFGPIKKGAWRDAEMLSGREEWVKDRLDRAGLLSMCRLYPGNSPHKLKEQREAFQAMGGVDLAFIDGDHGVYGAVQDFWAIEPVLNTGGYVVFHDIFPDQCGGHNGPREILDRINEISAGLYEKLELYLSPLNYGMGVLRRVG; via the coding sequence ATGCCGAACCCGATGGTCTCACCGGATGGACGCCCGTGGGTGATTGCTGCGCCGGATGTGCCGGAGGGCAAGCGGGCGATCCCGAACCCGGAGTTGGCTCATTACCCGCGGCTGCGGGGGGAGCACCCGAGGCGGTGGCAGTATCCGTCGTATCTTGTGAATGACGCGGTGCCGTGGCTGCGTTCGCTGCGTGAGCTCTACGAGAATCCGCTGGCGTTTCCGGCGTCGCTCTCGCCGGAGGCGGGGCTGATGCTGCACGGGCTGGTGCGGAACGCGCGGCCGCGTGTTGCGGTGGAGGTGGGGACGTTTGTTTCGGTGAGCACGCACTGGATCGCATCGGCGTTGAAGGAGAACGGTGAGGGTGCGACGCTGCACTGCTTCGATGACTTCGGTCCGATCAAGAAGGGCGCGTGGCGGGATGCGGAGATGCTGTCGGGGCGTGAGGAGTGGGTGAAGGATCGGCTGGATCGTGCGGGGCTGCTGTCGATGTGCCGCCTGTATCCGGGGAACTCGCCACACAAGTTGAAGGAGCAGCGTGAGGCGTTCCAGGCGATGGGCGGCGTGGACCTTGCGTTTATTGATGGGGACCACGGGGTGTACGGGGCGGTGCAGGATTTCTGGGCGATCGAGCCGGTGCTGAACACGGGCGGGTATGTGGTCTTCCACGACATCTTTCCGGACCAGTGCGGCGGGCATAATGGGCCGCGGGAGATTCTGGACCGGATCAACGAGATCAGCGCGGGTTTGTATGAGAAGCTGGAGTTGTACCTGTCGCCGTTGAACTATGGGATGGGGGTTTTGCGGCGGGTCGGGTAG
- a CDS encoding nucleotidyltransferase family protein, with the protein MVINGVNFPEDRIAEFCGRYGVKRLSLFGSILREQGPEGGYGFRPTSDIDILVEFLPGCVPSLLDFAGMQIEMSEIIGREVQLATPPMLSKYFRDRVLAEARPLHAA; encoded by the coding sequence ATGGTGATCAACGGCGTCAACTTCCCTGAGGATCGGATCGCGGAGTTCTGCGGCCGGTATGGCGTGAAGCGACTGAGTCTGTTCGGCAGCATTCTGCGCGAGCAGGGTCCTGAGGGCGGATACGGATTCCGTCCCACGAGCGACATCGACATCCTTGTCGAGTTTTTGCCGGGCTGTGTTCCAAGTCTCTTGGACTTTGCCGGCATGCAGATCGAGATGTCGGAGATCATCGGACGTGAGGTTCAGTTGGCGACGCCGCCGATGCTGTCGAAGTACTTCCGGGATCGAGTGCTCGCTGAGGCGAGGCCGCTGCATGCCGCGTGA
- a CDS encoding DUF86 domain-containing protein, translating to MPRDPSKGGPTDRERFLHMRDAGRDVLTIMRGVSREAFESDMIRQRAVVNALQIVGEAAARTSDAGRSRCPALPWGKIVATRNILVHVYWGIDLEQIWLMATVNVPDMLPHVEAALEYWPPDQQGV from the coding sequence ATGCCGCGTGATCCGAGCAAGGGCGGCCCGACCGACCGCGAGCGCTTCCTTCACATGCGCGATGCTGGACGAGACGTGTTGACGATCATGCGAGGCGTGTCGCGTGAGGCGTTTGAGTCCGACATGATTCGTCAGCGTGCTGTGGTGAACGCGTTACAGATCGTGGGAGAGGCCGCGGCTCGGACGTCCGATGCAGGCAGGTCGCGTTGTCCCGCGCTTCCATGGGGGAAGATCGTTGCGACCCGGAACATTCTCGTGCATGTCTATTGGGGCATTGACCTTGAGCAGATCTGGCTGATGGCTACGGTGAACGTGCCGGACATGCTGCCCCATGTCGAGGCCGCGTTGGAATACTGGCCGCCTGATCAGCAGGGCGTTTGA
- the tmk gene encoding dTMP kinase, giving the protein MPDTTFLRQLGGRFIVLDGPDGSGKSTQYRRLADDASAAGVAVCEVREPGGTQVGEQIRSILLDRSSEMTMLCEMMLYMASRAQLMEQRVLPAVARGELVLADRFLSSTLAYQGSAGGLPEADILAVGDVATMRKKPDLVLIFDVDAETAARRTSGVEKKGRKPVARQGPSLFADRIEQRGNEFQCRVREGYLEQVSKYPDRYAMVDASQGPDEVYAQTLATLRQRLLGA; this is encoded by the coding sequence GTGCCCGACACCACTTTCCTCAGGCAACTCGGCGGCAGGTTCATTGTCCTTGACGGGCCGGACGGCTCGGGCAAGTCCACGCAGTATCGGCGTCTGGCGGACGACGCTTCGGCGGCGGGCGTGGCGGTGTGCGAGGTGCGCGAGCCGGGGGGGACGCAGGTCGGGGAGCAGATTCGGAGCATCCTGCTCGATCGATCGAGCGAGATGACGATGCTGTGCGAGATGATGCTGTACATGGCGAGCCGCGCCCAGTTGATGGAGCAGCGGGTGTTGCCGGCGGTGGCTCGGGGTGAGTTGGTTCTGGCGGATCGGTTTCTCTCGTCGACGCTGGCGTATCAGGGGAGCGCGGGGGGATTGCCGGAGGCGGACATTCTGGCGGTGGGGGATGTTGCGACGATGCGCAAGAAGCCGGACCTTGTGCTGATCTTTGATGTGGATGCGGAGACGGCGGCGCGGCGGACATCTGGGGTGGAGAAGAAGGGGCGGAAGCCGGTGGCGCGTCAGGGGCCGTCGCTGTTTGCGGATCGGATCGAGCAGCGGGGGAACGAGTTTCAGTGCCGCGTGAGAGAGGGGTATCTGGAGCAGGTCTCGAAGTACCCGGATCGGTACGCGATGGTGGATGCGAGCCAGGGTCCGGACGAGGTGTACGCGCAGACGCTGGCGACGCTGCGGCAGCGGCTTCTTGGTGCGTGA